The following DNA comes from Acidobacteriota bacterium.
AAGTTGCTGGGCTGTAATGAAAAGACGGTCAGCCGAGGCTTGGAGGAGTTGGCCGAACTGCCAGCCCAGCCTCTTTATGAACCCTTGCTCCGAAAACCAGGGGCTGGGCGCACGCCCTATGACGAGGTGCATCCAGATATTGACCGGCAATTTCTGGAAGTCCTGAAAGACCACACCGCGGGCGACCCGATGGACGAGCGGGTGGTCTGGACCGACTTGACCCCGCAGGACATTGCTGGACTGTTGGCCAAGCATCATCAAGTGTGGGTCAGCAAGAGTGTGGTGCGCAAACTGCTCCACAAGCACAAGTACCGTCGCCGACAGGCGCAAAAGAAACAAACACTGAAAGCGGTGGCTCACCGCAATGAACAATTCACCCGGATTGCTGAGTTGAAAGCCGAATTTCAGGCGGCCGGCAACCCGATCATCAGCTTTGATACCAAGAAAAAAGAGTATGTGGGCAACTTCTACCGTGACGGCCACTTGTATACCTTGGAAGAACTCCGGACTTACGACCACGACTTCAACAGCGAGGCTGACGGAATCATCATTCCGCACGGCATCCTGGATTTGCAGCGCAATCTCGGCTATCTCCATCTCGGCACCAGCAAGGACACCAGCGAATTCGTTTGTGATTGCCTTCAGGCCTGGTGGACTCAGCATGGACGGGCTGACTATCCCCAGGCGA
Coding sequences within:
- a CDS encoding ISAzo13 family transposase, whose amino-acid sequence is MKKYYATLSEKDRRRYAAVEALKLGHGGQGYIAKLLGCNEKTVSRGLEELAELPAQPLYEPLLRKPGAGRTPYDEVHPDIDRQFLEVLKDHTAGDPMDERVVWTDLTPQDIAGLLAKHHQVWVSKSVVRKLLHKHKYRRRQAQKKQTLKAVAHRNEQFTRIAELKAEFQAAGNPIISFDTKKKEYVGNFYRDGHLYTLEELRTYDHDFNSEADGIIIPHGILDLQRNLGYLHLGTSKDTSEFVCDCLQAWWTQHGRADYPQATAILGLCDGGGSHSARQYIFKEDLQKLADELGIEIRIAHYPPYCSKYNPIEHRLFPHVTRACQGVIFTSLTLVKELMEKTKTSKGLKVVVDIIEKVYQTGRKAAEDFKTKMRIIFDELLPQWNYRALPNQTVI